A window of Clostridium novyi genomic DNA:
TATCTATAGTTGGTCCTCTTAAAATAAAACCTGGACTATAATACATTAAATCAAACATTTTTACTTTGCCTGTAGAATATGCCATTGGACCATAAAAATAATCATACATTCCATCTAACTCATATAAAGTTACTTTATTATTATCTACATGCTTAAACATTCTTAACTTAGCATCCATATGATATTTTTTAAAAATTTCAATTGCTTTCTCTTTAGAAACTGATAACTTATGAATTATTATATCTTTTTCTATAATTTCTCTCATCTTTGATTTAATATTTTCTATATCATTAATAGTTAAAGGAGTATCTTTATGAATTTCTCCAAAAATTCCTTTACTTAATGAATGTTCAATTCGAACTTTTGCATTAGGATATAGTTCTCTAACTGATTTTATAAGTATAAATTGCAATGTTCTCATATATGAAAGTATTGATATTTTTCTTTTAGGATCTACTAATTCAAAATTTCCATCTTCCTTTACTTCATAACTTAATTCATGTATTTTTCCATTAAACCACCCTAATATTGATGTTGTTTCTTCTAAATTTAATTGTTTTAATATTTCATATAAATTTGAACCTTTATTTATAGAAATTTTTTTGTTATTTTTTAAAGTTATATTAATCTTATTCATAATAATCCTCCATAAATAATAATAAAAATATGATTTCACACTTTTATATAAAAAATGCCCTTTACCTTATAAAATTATTTTTTTAGGAAAAAATAATTTTTAGAAAGGAGGGTTTTTATGTTCATAGTAATGGTAAGAACATTTATTTTATATATTTTAGTTGTATTTGTTATGCGTTTAATGGGCAAAAGACAAATAGGTCAATTGGAACCCTTTGAACTTGTAATTGCAATTATGATTTCAGATCTTGCTTCATTACCCATGCAAGATTTAAGAATTCCCCTTGTTCATGGAATAATACCTATAATTACCTTGCTCGTAATGCAATCCATAATAACATTAATAGAATTAAAAAGTGAAAAATTTAGTTCTATTTTAACAGGTACTCCAAGTATACTAATTGAAAACGGGAAAATAAATATAAAAGAACTTAGAAATCAACGATTAAGTTTTAATGATTTAATGGAAAAACTAAGACTATCTGGTTACTTTAATGTTTCAGATGTAGAATACGGAATACTAGAAACTAGTGGTCAATTATCTGTAATTCCTAAAATTAAGGTTACCCCTGCAACAAAGCAAGATTTAAATGTAGTAGCACCTGAAGAAAAACTACCTGTAACTCTTATAATAGATGGTACAATTCATAAAAAAAATCTTGAAGTAATACATAAGGATAATAATTGGCTTTACTCTCAATTAAAAACTAATAATATCTCTTCTGAAAAAGAAGTTTTTATAGCTGCTTTAGACTCTAGTGGAAACTTTTTTTGTCAACGTAAAAATGATATTAACTAATAGGAGGATTCTAGTAAATGAAAAATATTTTTACTTCATTCGTAATATTTATATTACTTATTATTACTATATCATTTTCAATACATTATCTTAATACTAAATATTATCATTATAGTGATGAAATAAATTCACTAGAAGAATTAGTTTCTAAAGATGAATGGAATAAAGCATATAATAGTTCCTTATCATTCCTAAATAATTGGGAAAAAGATTCTAAAATGGCGACTGCTTATATACATCATGTTCATGTAGAATCTATTAGTTCCGAATTATTACAATTAACCCAATATATAAAATATGAAGATAAAGTTCAATCTTTAGCATCTATACATGAAATTAAATTTTTATTGAAACAAATTACAGAAATTCAAAAATTAAACATAACAAACGTTTTTTAGATAATTTTTTTTATTATGCTTACGTTTTCAATATATTATACGCTATGGTAAATATATTGTTAATAGGGTATAATATTTTTGGTAGTAGTAGTCTCTAAAAACATATAAAACTAAAGATGATATAATCCTATAATTATTTGGAAGGTGGAATTAGTATGGCATTAGTAACAACTAAAGAAATGTTTAAAAAGGCTTATGAAGGAAATTACGCAATTGGAGCATTCAACATGAATGATATGGAAATACTTCAAGGAATCGTTGAAGCTGCAAAAGAAGAAAAATCTCCTGTAATAATCCAAGTATCAAAAGGAGCATTAACTTATGCTGGTCCTAAATATATAAGAGCTTTAGTAGAAGCTGCATCTGAAGATACTGGTATAGACATGGCTCTTCACCTAGATCACGGTCCTGATCTTGAAACTGTAAAAGTTTGTATAGAAAATGGATTTACTTCTGTAATGTTCGATGGTTCTCATTATGATTATGAAGAAAATGTAAGAAGAACTAAAGAAGTTGTTGATTATGCTCACGCTCACGGAGTAGTTGTTGAAGCTGAACTAGGAGTTCTTGCTGGAGTTGAAGAAGATGTTCAAAGTGATGTACACATTTACACTGATCCAGATCAAGCTGTAGATTTCGTAAATAGAACTGGTTGTGATTCTCTTGCTATAGCTATCGGAACTAGTCATGGTGCATTTAAATTTGAAGGAGAAGCTGAATTAAAATTCGATATTCTAGAAGAAATTCAAAGAAAATTACCTGGATTCCCTATCGTTCTTCATGGTGCTTCTTCAGTTGATTCTGAAGTTGTTAAAATATGTAATGAATTTGGTGGAAATATCCCATCTAAAGCAAAGGGTGTTCCAGCTGACATGTTAAGAAAAGCAGCTTCTATGGCAGTATGTAAAATAAACGTTGATACTGACTTAAGACTTGCTTTAACTGCTGGTATTAGAAAAGCTTTAGGTGAAAATCCAGCTGAATTTGACCCAAGAAAATACTTAGGACCTGGAAGAGAATTAATTAAAGGTTTAGTTAAGAAAAAAATAACTGACGTTCTTGGATCAAACAATACTCTTTAATATTAAAGTTTCAAAAATGGATGATATTTCAAAATATCATCCATTTTATTTTTCTATATAATTAGATATATGCTTTATAATCATATTTATGGTTCCATCACCATTTCTTTTTATTTCAAATCTGCTATTATCATTATAAGCATCTTCATTTAAATACAAATCTATATCCTTATCAATTTTAAGCCTTATTCTTTTAAATTTTTTTTCTATCCATTCCTTATCTACTTCTACCCTATCTACCCCTCCTTCTTCTTTAACAAAATTCACAAAATCTTCTTTAACAACAGTTTCATCTCCAAATAAATCTTCTGCAACTTCTTGTATATCAAAATTTTCTTTTTCCTTTAGTTTTCTTTTAATTGTATTTCTAACTGCCTCTTGTGCCTCTGCATTTTCTTTTAAATTTGTTCTAGTCCATTTTTCTGCTGTTTCAACAAAACTTTTAGTAATGTCTCTTTCATTATTTATTATTTTACATCCTAAATAATTACCTATAAAATAATTTGAACCATATTCTTCACTCTTTTTATTTTTAGTTTGTTTATCTATTACCATAAGATCAAAATCATTTTCTTTACTAATAGGTTTAATAAAAGCACATTTTTGTATCCTTTGACCTCCTCCTGGAAGTCCAGTATATTGAGGTATTATATTAATACCTATCTTATTATCAACAACTTCAACATTATGAAAATAATTCTTTATATAATCCATTTTCATTATTCCAAGCATAGAACCATATTCTGTAGATATATGCACTATAACTAAATCACATGATGCAATACTTCCCTTTGACCTCATAAGTATAAACATTTGTTTTGCAAGTTCTTTAGATGCTTCTAAAAAATCACATTCTTGATTTAAAAACTCCTGTGATATATCCTTAACTATATTTCTATCATCATTAAAAATTGCATATTTTAACTCTTCATCTTTAAAACATTTTTGAATATGCTTAGTTAAAAAATTATATGTTTCATCATTTAAATCTAACTTATAGTCATTTAAAATTGGTTCATCAGCATTATTATCTAAAATATGTATTACCGCTTCATTTATACTAATATCATTTATATATTCCACTTTATTCACTCCTAAAATAATTCATAATAACCTATAAAATAATTATAACATAAAAAATTTTTTAAGCTTATACCACTTTGTATTTATGTTATAATTATAAAATAAATACAAATGAGGTGAATTTAAGTGAATGAAATTGAAACTAGAATAATAGATATTGATGTAAATAACATTAGAAAAAAAATGTTAAATATCGGTGCCATTAAAGTTAAAGAAGAAGAACAAACTAATAATATATTTGATTTTCCAAACAGATTACTTTTAAAAGAAAAAGGATATGCTAGAATTAGAATAGTAAATGATCAATTAAAAAATAAAAGCTTCTATTATATGACTACAAAAAAACTTTTAAGCCAAGAAAAATATAAAGTAATGGCTGAAAATGAAGTAGAAATTAATAATCCTATTGAAGGAGAAAATATATTTAAATCCCTAGGTCTTAAATTATTTGAATCAATAAAAAAATATAGAGAAAGTTATAAATATAAAAATACCCTTATAGAAATAGATATAAATGAAAAAAGCTTTTGTCCTTTCCCTTATATAGAAATTGAAACTTCTATTGAAGATGAACTAAAAGAAGTTGTTACACTTTTAGGATATACTATGGAGGATACAACTTCTAAAACTATTTATGAAATAATTAAAGAAAGAAAAAATAAATAATATGTTTGGTTATGTTTTTCCAAGTAAATTGGAACTAAAAATAAAAGACTATGAAAAATTTAAAGCATACTACTGTGGACTTTGTTTATCAATAAAAAAGAATTTTGGAAATCTTCCAAGAATATCATTAAATTATGATATGACCTTTTTGGCAATACTTTTAGATTCATTAAATAATACTAAAATTAATTGTCTTAAAGGTTCTTGTATAGCACATCCTATAAAAAATAGACTCTTTATAATAAACAATGAAGTTTTAGACTATGCAGCCTTTTGTAATATATGTTTAACATATTATAAGCTTTTAGATGATTATAACGATGATAAATCAATAAAAAGTAAATTTTTGTCCATATTTTTAAAAAACTTCTTAACAAAGGACATAAGTTATTCTTATGATATTAAAAATTATATAGAAAAAAAATTAAAAGAACTAAATACCATGGAAAATAATCCCCAAAATAAAAATTTAGATGAATTTGCTCATCCGTTTGCAGACTTAACTGGATTTATTATCTCATACTATATACAAGATATAAATTGTAAGTTTGATTTATATTGGCTAGGATATAATCTTGGAAAATGGATATATATTATAGATGCTTATGATGATTTAGAAAAAGATATTAAAAACAATAAATTTAATCCTATTAATACTTATATTAATATAGATAATTTACCATATGATAAATTAAATTCTAATATAAAGGATAGAATTGACTTTACTCTTTGTAATTGTGCCAGAGAGTGCTATGAATTTTTTAAAAAATTACCTATTAAAAAAAATTATGATTTAATAGAAAATATTCTTCGTTACGGTTTACTTGAAAAAATGAATATAATATTTAAAAGGAGAGGGATTAATAATGAGAAATCCTTATGAAGTTCTTGAAATAAATGAAAATGCAACAGAGGAAGAAATTAAACAAGCTTATAGAAAATTAGCTCGAAAATATCATCCAGATCAATATGGAGATAATCCCCTACGTAATCTTGCTGAGGAAAAAATGCGTGAACTAAATGAAGCTTATGATTATCTTACTAAAAACCATACAAATAATCAAAATTCTGAATTTGGTAATTTTACAAAATCAATGTCTTTTGACGAAATAAGGATGTATATTAACAAAGGTGACCTTGCTTATGCCGAATCTCAACTTCATAATATTAAAGATCATAATGCTGAGTGGAATTATCTAATGGGTGTAATTAACTTACAAAAGGGTTGGTATGATTCAGCATTCAATTACATAAGTATAGCATGTAGATTAAATCCACATAATAATGAATATGCAAATACTCTGAGAATGCTTCAAAACACAAATCAATCCTTTAGACAAGGATATAATAATACCCGTAAAAATGATTCAGATTTTTGTGATTGTTGCGTGAAACTATATTGTCTTGATTGTCTATGTGAATGTTGTGGTGGTGATTTAATTTCTTGTTGTTAAAGGAGGTTTTTACTTGTCTAAGGTTTCGAATATAACTAAAGGTGGTATACTTACAGCCCTAAGCTTTATATGTATTTACTTGAGTTCTATATTGCCAATAAATAAATTTTCTTTAATGGCAATAACTTCTTTTATCATAATACTTTCTATTATTAGTGTTGGAATTAAAACTAGTATATTAATTTATATAGCTGTTTCTCTTTTAAGTTTTTTTATGGTAAGTTCTAAAGGCATAGTTTTTACTTATATATTTTTCTTTGGATTATATGGTTTTATAAAGTATTATATAGAGCACTTTAGAAATGTTCCTTTAGAATTACTTCTAAAACTTATATTTTTTAATATTTCTATGTTCATATTAATTTACTTATATAAAACAATATTTATTGGAGAATTTAATTTATATAAAATTCATTTCCCTATATATGCTGTTATAGGTGCTGTTGAAATACTATTCTTCGTATTTGATTATATTTTAACTCTTTTTGTTGCATACTATAATAATCATTTCTATTCAAAATTTTAATTTCTTATAAAAGATTGACTTTTTATAAAAAAATGATATAATTAATAAATGTTAATAATAGAAATATTGCCCAATAGCCAAGCGGTAAGGCACCTGACTCTGACTCAGGCACTCCGTAGGTTCGAATCCTGCTTGGGCAGCCAAAAGCTACACTTTGTATGGAGTGTAGCTTTTTATATTACAATTTAAAATTCTTTAATAATAAATATTACTCATTTATTGTATATAGTATTTTATTTATTGGTATAATATTGTTATTATTATGTTTATATTGGAACTCACTTGACAGTATTTCCTATTTACTCTATAATTAAAAAACAAAAGTTATATATTTATTGCTTTGATAAGGAGTAGTAATATTTAATTCAATTTAAGAGATCTATCGGTTGGTGTAAGATAGAATTGATAAAATATGAACTTGCCTTTGAGCTTACCTGTGATAAACAGGTACGGATTTAAACCGTTAAATTTTAAAGTGAAGCTTAAAGCTTAATTAGAGTGGTACCGCGGAAATTATACCTTTCGTCTCTTAATTCAGAGATGAGGGCTTTTTTTATTTTAAAATAATATTTTAAAACCTATAAGGAGGCTATTTTATGGGAAACTACGGAGTATCAATTGATACAAAATGGCAAAAGAAATGGGAAGAATCTGGACTTCACAACTTTAATGAAAATGCGCCAGGAGAGAAATTATATGTACTTGAAATGTTCTCTTATCCATCAGGAGCAAAATTACATGCTGGACACTGGTTTAATTATGGTCCTACAGATTCCTGGGCAAGATTTAAAAAGATGAATGGATATAATGTATTCCAACCAATGGGATTTGATGCATTTGGTCTTCCTGCTGAAAACTTCGCTATAAAAACAGGAATTCATCCTCAAGATTCAACAATGCAAAATATAAAAAATATGGAAGAGCAATTAAAAGCTATGGGAGCTATGTTTAATTGGGATCATGAAATAGTAACTTGTCTTCCTGATTATTATAAATGGACTCAATGGGTATTCTTAAAACTGTATGAAAAAGGACTTGCATATAGAAAAAATGCTCCAGTAAACTGGTGCCCTAGCTGTAATACTGTTTTAGCAAACGAACAAGTACTAGACGGTCATTGTGAAAGATGTGATTCAGAAGTTGAAAAGAAAGCATTAACTCAATGGTTCTTAAAAATAACAGACTATGCTGATGAACTTCTTGAAAAACTAGATGAACTTGATTGGCCTGAAAAAACTAAAGCAATGCAAAAACACTGGATTGGCAAATCAAAAGGTGTAGAGGCAACTTTTAAAGTAGAAAACTCTGATATAACATTTAATGTATTTACTACTAGAGTGGATACTCTAAATGGTGTTACTTATGTAGTATTAGCACCAGAAAATGAGCTTGTTGATACTCTTACAACTGAAGAAAACAAAGCTGCTGTTGAAGCATATAAAATAGAAGCTCAAAAACAATCAGATATAGAAAGACAGTCTTCAACAAGAGAAAAAACAGGAGTATTTACAGGATCATATGCTATAAATCCTATAAACGGTAAAAGAGTTCCTATATGGATAGGTGATTATGTTCTTGCAACATATGGTACTGGTTGTGTAATGGCAGTTCCTGCTCATGATGAACGCGACTATGCATTTGCAACTAAATATGATCTTCCAATAATAAGAGTTGTTGAAGGCGGAGATTCTCTTCCTTTCACAGAATATGGTCCTTTAGTTAATAGCGGAGACTTTGATGGTTTATCTGGAGAAAAAGCTAAAGAAGCTATTGTAAAAAAACTAAAAGAACAAAAACTTGGAGATTGGAAAGTAAACTATAGACTTCGTGATTGGCTTGTATCAAGACAAAGATATTGGGGAGCTCCAATTCCTGTTGTTTATTGTGATAAATGCGGTACTGTAGCTATTCCTGAAGAACAACTACCAGTTGAACTTCCATATAATATAGAATTTACTCCAGATGGTAAATCACCATTATCAAAAAGTGAAGAATTCTTACATACTACTTGTCCTAAATGTGGAGGTCATGCTATTCGTGAAACTGATACTTTAGATACATTTGTATGTTCTTCATGGTATTATTTAAGATATGTTGATAATAATAATTCTGAAAAAGCATTTGATATAGATAAAGTTAATAAAATGCTTCCAGTGGATAAATATGTTGGTGGTCCTGAACATGCTTGTATGCATCTTCTTTATGCAAGATTTATAACAAAGGCTCTTAGAGATATGGGCTACTTAAATTTTGATGAACCATTTAAATCTCTTACTCACCAAGGATTAATATTAGGACCAGATGGACTTAAAATGAGTAAATCTAAAGGTAATACTATAGCTCCAGATGACTATATTAAAGAGTATGGAGCTGATGTATTTAGAATGTACTTAATGTTTGGTTTTGCTTACTCTGAAGGTGGTGCGTGGTCTGATGATGCTATAAAGTCAATGGGAAGATTTATAGATAAAGTTGAAAGACTTTTAGATGATGCTAAAGAAGAGTTTAATAATTCAAAAAATACAAAATCAACTATGGAAAAAGCTGAAAAAGAATTAAATTATGCAAGACATTATGCAATACAACATATTACTGAAGATACAGATAAATTCCAATTTAACACTGCTATTGCTAGAATAATGGAATATACAAACTCTTTATCAAAATATTTAAATGAGGAAAATATAAATATAAAATTTTTAAAAGAAGCTTTATGTGATTATGTAAAACTTCTAGCTCCTTTTGCTCCTCATTTCTCTGAAGAACAATGGGAACTTTTAGGAAATAATTCTTCAATATTTACTTCTTCTTGGCCAATATTTGATCCTAAAGCTTTAATTAAAGATGAAGTGGAAATAGCCATCCAAATACTTGGTAAGATAAAAGCTAGAATGAATATAGCAACTAATCTTACAGAAGATGAAATAAAAGAAGCTGCTCTTAATAATGAAACTATTAAAGAATTACTTGAAGGAAAAAATGTTATGAAAGTAATAGTTGTTAAAGGTAGACTTGTAAATATAGTTGCAAAATAATTTAAAATAAAAAAGCTACAAAAACATATATAACTATATGTCTGTAGCTTTTTTTTACTTATACATCTTTAAGCTTCTTTCTGTGGCTTTAAGAAGATTATTTAATTCAAAAACTTCACCTTCAGATACAACATCATTTAACTGATTTTGAAAACAATCAGCTTCAACTGTTCTTCCAGAAGATATTAATGCAAAAATATTATTCATAATATCGGATACTAAACTTGACTTTACTTCAAATAATTTTTGAGCATCCATTATTTCATCTTTTATTTCAAGCATTTCTGTATCTAATTTAAAAGCTGCATCTGCTGCACTTTTTAGTTTATCTTTTATTTCTTCCGGTATCTTATGTTTATATTTATAATTTAGCGAATGTTCAACTGTTGCCCAGAAGTTCATAGCCAGTGTTCTTATTTGAAATTCAGCTAATATCTCTTTAACTCCATCAGCCATATTTACAGGATATTTAACAATTATATGATAACTTCTATATCCACTTGCTTTAACATCTGTTATATAATCTTTTTCATATATTATTTGCATATCTTTTCTTTTTCTAATTAAATCAACAACTCTATATATGTCATCAACAAATTGACACATTATTCTAATTCCTGCTATATCCTCTAATTCATACTCAACACGATCAATGGGTATATTAAATTTATTTGCTTTTTCAAGCATACTAGATAATTCTTTAACTCTACCTGTTACAAACTCAATAGGTGAATTTTCATTTTTTCTTCTATATTCTCTTCTAATACTCTTAAATTTAACCTTTAGTTCCTCTACAGCTTGTTCATAGGGTATTCGAAATTCATTCCATTTTCTAACCGCCATATTCCCCACCCTTTATTTTATGTATTTCATATTTTTATCATATACATTTACAATATAATTATAATATATGGATTATATATAAACAATTATTTTTCAATAACATGATTTTTATACAGAAGTTTGCTATAATTTATTAATATAAAATTTTTTATATTTTGAGGTGAAATAAAATAATGAAAAACCTTTTTGCTGGATTAGATAAATTAGGATTTGAAGATATAAAAGACGTAGAACTATATGGTAGCGATAATAAATTGGCTACAGAAGAACTTAAAGATATCACCCCAAAGGAAATTAATCACTTATATGATAAAAAAATTATATGTCCTGTTTGTGAAAATGAATTTACTGTAAAAGCTATAAAAACTTCTTCATATAAAATGAAGAATAGAGATAGTGATTTTTTTATTAGATATGACTTAATAAATCCTTATTTTTATGATGTTTGGATATGTAATGATTGTGGATATTCTGCAATGAAATCAGACTTTTTAAGAATTCGTAGTTATCAAAAAGATGATATTACAAGCAATATTTCATCAAGATGGAAAGGACGTGAATATTCTATACCATATGATGTTGATACAGCTATTGAACGTTACAAACTTTCCTTACTTAATTATTTCTATATGAATGCAAGATATAGTCAAAAAGCTATGAACTGCTTAAAATTAGCATGGATGTATAGACTTAAAAATGATAAAGAAAATGAAGAACTCTATATAACTGAATCTTTAAAAGGCTTTAAGGAAGCTTATTTAAATGAAGATTTCCCTATATACGGAATGAAAAAATTCACCGTTATGTATTTAATAGGTGAACTAAATAGACGTATCAATAATACTAAAGAAGCATTATTATGGCTTGGTAATGTCATTACTTCACAAATGGCAGACAGAAAAATCAAAGATTTAGCCCGTGATCAAAGAGATTTAATAAAATCCCCTGAAATTCCCCCTAACTCCTCTAAGACCTCATCTTCTCAATCATCACCTAAAAAGAAAGGCTTTTTTTCATCACTTTTTGATAAATAAAAGAGTTAGAAGAACTTATTCTAACTCTTTATAATATACTTATAGGATTAAAATTTATGTAATCACATGCAGTCATTATATATTCTATTCCATGATGTTTTCCTTCAAATATATTTTTTAAAGAGGCACCATGTAAATGACCATATATGACTTTCTCTACATTATATTCTTTAAATATTTTAATTAACTCTGTTTCTTCAAATTTATCATTTACAGGAGGATAATGAATCATAACTATTATTTTCTCATATCCTGCTTTTTTTGCACTGTCTAGTGAAATTCTTAATCTTATCTTTTCTCTATTATATATTTTTTCATCATGTTGAGTATATTTATCACTTGGTGGAATCCATCCTCTAGTACCACATATAGCATAATCTTCATACACAAAATAATTATTTTGTATAAAACTTATATCTTCATATAAACTATTTAACTTACTTATACTCCCCCACCAATAATCATGATTTCCTTTAGAAATAATTTTTTTACCCGGAAGCTTATGTATCCATTCTAAATCTTCCATTCCATCTTCT
This region includes:
- a CDS encoding DUF421 domain-containing protein, which encodes MFIVMVRTFILYILVVFVMRLMGKRQIGQLEPFELVIAIMISDLASLPMQDLRIPLVHGIIPIITLLVMQSIITLIELKSEKFSSILTGTPSILIENGKINIKELRNQRLSFNDLMEKLRLSGYFNVSDVEYGILETSGQLSVIPKIKVTPATKQDLNVVAPEEKLPVTLIIDGTIHKKNLEVIHKDNNWLYSQLKTNNISSEKEVFIAALDSSGNFFCQRKNDIN
- a CDS encoding DUF4363 family protein, coding for MKNIFTSFVIFILLIITISFSIHYLNTKYYHYSDEINSLEELVSKDEWNKAYNSSLSFLNNWEKDSKMATAYIHHVHVESISSELLQLTQYIKYEDKVQSLASIHEIKFLLKQITEIQKLNITNVF
- the fba gene encoding class II fructose-1,6-bisphosphate aldolase codes for the protein MALVTTKEMFKKAYEGNYAIGAFNMNDMEILQGIVEAAKEEKSPVIIQVSKGALTYAGPKYIRALVEAASEDTGIDMALHLDHGPDLETVKVCIENGFTSVMFDGSHYDYEENVRRTKEVVDYAHAHGVVVEAELGVLAGVEEDVQSDVHIYTDPDQAVDFVNRTGCDSLAIAIGTSHGAFKFEGEAELKFDILEEIQRKLPGFPIVLHGASSVDSEVVKICNEFGGNIPSKAKGVPADMLRKAASMAVCKINVDTDLRLALTAGIRKALGENPAEFDPRKYLGPGRELIKGLVKKKITDVLGSNNTL
- a CDS encoding nucleoid-associated protein: MEYINDISINEAVIHILDNNADEPILNDYKLDLNDETYNFLTKHIQKCFKDEELKYAIFNDDRNIVKDISQEFLNQECDFLEASKELAKQMFILMRSKGSIASCDLVIVHISTEYGSMLGIMKMDYIKNYFHNVEVVDNKIGINIIPQYTGLPGGGQRIQKCAFIKPISKENDFDLMVIDKQTKNKKSEEYGSNYFIGNYLGCKIINNERDITKSFVETAEKWTRTNLKENAEAQEAVRNTIKRKLKEKENFDIQEVAEDLFGDETVVKEDFVNFVKEEGGVDRVEVDKEWIEKKFKRIRLKIDKDIDLYLNEDAYNDNSRFEIKRNGDGTINMIIKHISNYIEK
- a CDS encoding class IV adenylate cyclase, encoding MNEIETRIIDIDVNNIRKKMLNIGAIKVKEEEQTNNIFDFPNRLLLKEKGYARIRIVNDQLKNKSFYYMTTKKLLSQEKYKVMAENEVEINNPIEGENIFKSLGLKLFESIKKYRESYKYKNTLIEIDINEKSFCPFPYIEIETSIEDELKEVVTLLGYTMEDTTSKTIYEIIKERKNK
- a CDS encoding DUF5685 family protein, whose protein sequence is MFGYVFPSKLELKIKDYEKFKAYYCGLCLSIKKNFGNLPRISLNYDMTFLAILLDSLNNTKINCLKGSCIAHPIKNRLFIINNEVLDYAAFCNICLTYYKLLDDYNDDKSIKSKFLSIFLKNFLTKDISYSYDIKNYIEKKLKELNTMENNPQNKNLDEFAHPFADLTGFIISYYIQDINCKFDLYWLGYNLGKWIYIIDAYDDLEKDIKNNKFNPINTYINIDNLPYDKLNSNIKDRIDFTLCNCARECYEFFKKLPIKKNYDLIENILRYGLLEKMNIIFKRRGINNEKSL
- a CDS encoding J domain-containing protein codes for the protein MRNPYEVLEINENATEEEIKQAYRKLARKYHPDQYGDNPLRNLAEEKMRELNEAYDYLTKNHTNNQNSEFGNFTKSMSFDEIRMYINKGDLAYAESQLHNIKDHNAEWNYLMGVINLQKGWYDSAFNYISIACRLNPHNNEYANTLRMLQNTNQSFRQGYNNTRKNDSDFCDCCVKLYCLDCLCECCGGDLISCC
- the leuS gene encoding leucine--tRNA ligase, with amino-acid sequence MGNYGVSIDTKWQKKWEESGLHNFNENAPGEKLYVLEMFSYPSGAKLHAGHWFNYGPTDSWARFKKMNGYNVFQPMGFDAFGLPAENFAIKTGIHPQDSTMQNIKNMEEQLKAMGAMFNWDHEIVTCLPDYYKWTQWVFLKLYEKGLAYRKNAPVNWCPSCNTVLANEQVLDGHCERCDSEVEKKALTQWFLKITDYADELLEKLDELDWPEKTKAMQKHWIGKSKGVEATFKVENSDITFNVFTTRVDTLNGVTYVVLAPENELVDTLTTEENKAAVEAYKIEAQKQSDIERQSSTREKTGVFTGSYAINPINGKRVPIWIGDYVLATYGTGCVMAVPAHDERDYAFATKYDLPIIRVVEGGDSLPFTEYGPLVNSGDFDGLSGEKAKEAIVKKLKEQKLGDWKVNYRLRDWLVSRQRYWGAPIPVVYCDKCGTVAIPEEQLPVELPYNIEFTPDGKSPLSKSEEFLHTTCPKCGGHAIRETDTLDTFVCSSWYYLRYVDNNNSEKAFDIDKVNKMLPVDKYVGGPEHACMHLLYARFITKALRDMGYLNFDEPFKSLTHQGLILGPDGLKMSKSKGNTIAPDDYIKEYGADVFRMYLMFGFAYSEGGAWSDDAIKSMGRFIDKVERLLDDAKEEFNNSKNTKSTMEKAEKELNYARHYAIQHITEDTDKFQFNTAIARIMEYTNSLSKYLNEENINIKFLKEALCDYVKLLAPFAPHFSEEQWELLGNNSSIFTSSWPIFDPKALIKDEVEIAIQILGKIKARMNIATNLTEDEIKEAALNNETIKELLEGKNVMKVIVVKGRLVNIVAK
- a CDS encoding GTP pyrophosphokinase, which encodes MAVRKWNEFRIPYEQAVEELKVKFKSIRREYRRKNENSPIEFVTGRVKELSSMLEKANKFNIPIDRVEYELEDIAGIRIMCQFVDDIYRVVDLIRKRKDMQIIYEKDYITDVKASGYRSYHIIVKYPVNMADGVKEILAEFQIRTLAMNFWATVEHSLNYKYKHKIPEEIKDKLKSAADAAFKLDTEMLEIKDEIMDAQKLFEVKSSLVSDIMNNIFALISSGRTVEADCFQNQLNDVVSEGEVFELNNLLKATERSLKMYK
- a CDS encoding DUF2225 domain-containing protein; the protein is MKNLFAGLDKLGFEDIKDVELYGSDNKLATEELKDITPKEINHLYDKKIICPVCENEFTVKAIKTSSYKMKNRDSDFFIRYDLINPYFYDVWICNDCGYSAMKSDFLRIRSYQKDDITSNISSRWKGREYSIPYDVDTAIERYKLSLLNYFYMNARYSQKAMNCLKLAWMYRLKNDKENEELYITESLKGFKEAYLNEDFPIYGMKKFTVMYLIGELNRRINNTKEALLWLGNVITSQMADRKIKDLARDQRDLIKSPEIPPNSSKTSSSQSSPKKKGFFSSLFDK
- a CDS encoding metallophosphoesterase; protein product: MALYAISDLHLSLNSDKPMDVFGEHWYNHHERIKENWINKITNEDTVLIAGDISWSMKIEDGMEDLEWIHKLPGKKIISKGNHDYWWGSISKLNSLYEDISFIQNNYFVYEDYAICGTRGWIPPSDKYTQHDEKIYNREKIRLRISLDSAKKAGYEKIIVMIHYPPVNDKFEETELIKIFKEYNVEKVIYGHLHGASLKNIFEGKHHGIEYIMTACDYINFNPISIL